The segment GTTAGGCCACTAGGCGGCACTATAAGTTAGCACTGCAGGTTATCACCTTCTTTGGTGTTGGTAGAATAGCAGGGAAGAATCACCTAAAAAGATGATGAATAAAGAAGCTAGTTGTTCTTGTTGATTATCTCCTACACGTTTACTTACACCAGCCaacccaaagaagaaaaatgagataaaaacacaatgGATAGAAGACAACGACCCTTCAATACAAACTATCGCCAGAAAACCAACTGTTACATTTGTACAGAAATACACCAGAGAATtccttacagcttttacaaaaaaacagagctgacagtaatcaagagttcctaaataataaccaaatataaaaaaacatatcacaaaCATATGACAAcgacaaccaaagtaccagataaaaaaactatctcttagtgtataaacccactggacaactcagtgactgtgtcagtaTGCAGAGAATAAGGagtgaggagtggtgagtgtgattgtgcaaatgtaACCATAccgaggctagaggcagactagggcagcccagagacccgggccatcagcagcaatcccagagCACAAACCTCAGCCACCCCAACATGGAGACGGCCCCTGAcacacccagagggtggcagaggagagccccagcaagagccccccgcGGTCATGGGGCACAGGCCACCACCAGGCATCAgccatccagggtggccagagcaaagggcccagggccccaagagcccagaggcagaggtgttgtttgcaattaaaattgaggggccgTGACCACATTGCCTGGGAGGGAGGCCATATTAGCAGCCCCGCCCGTCATCCACTACATGGTacgccccccagaagttgtttgtgtgttgtgtttcttgtgttttgaggtctaagtgtaattaaaactgagagccaattcgccacagggtgcagccaaggaGGCCACTTAAATGGCCCCCTCGACCCCGCATCACATAAATGCCTCCCAAAtccatacatgtgtgtgtgtgtgtgagagagagagagagagagagagagagaaggggggGGAGACTTCCTTCTAAAAGGTGAGCTGCTGGTGGCACTAGGCACCCCTGTTCTCcgggaggccccccagggcaagacaggccaggagcagccaccccccatgaccgggccacaccgcagccaatgagccgccaccaaccccagaaggcaCCCATTCACCACATGCCTAAGGGGGAAGGACAGAAGGGGGAGGAGGACAAtgggagagcccagacccatagccatagactgtatataaaagatggacagagtctccgtgacatcacccataggtttctgaagagctgaattttAGCTCATTGGGCAGCTCCCACcattgccatcttggcagcgttaCGTGTGttgtcattcccggaaaatccagaaatgggcaaagaggttcGAGCTAAGAGGGAGACTGaaaaggtgggggtggatgattgacacccatcaacgCTGCCTGTGGCTAAGACCAAACCGAGCTAATCCGGatctaacggtagctaaccagctaacagaggtaggcaGGTTAAAGCTAATGTgcgctgttagccagctaaaagctgcagttttgctgcactctcccttcttgccgcagatattggatacctgtcaatcagaAGAACACGCCCTTAATTATGCCGtatttcaagattaaaaaacatccaaacggatgagttagaaaaaaaattaactcccctcacagttgtcatgaaggtaaacttgacctattaatcgtaaaatgtttttttgtaccaggctttaaacatgtttattgcaATTGTGAAGTTCCTCTTTTTAACAttggagtctatggggattgactctgttttggagccagtccctagcggatgaggagggaactgcaattttttgcacttctgcataagCTTCACATTTTGCATTGTGCATGTgatccctccccaccccacatacacacctatatccttgcacactccTACTCATCctggcatacacacacacagcataaatGTTCACACAAACCACCTCCTCATCCCCTAAACACACCACAGCACATCCCCCTACAATCCCCCAAATCCCACTCAGCTTCCCTTCAAACTCTTACAACTCAAACTCTTTTAAACAGTAGAAAAATGTGGTCTATATGAATGAACAACAAAACTCtagaagataagaaaaaaaagcttaaatgaaatgaagacaCAAAACCTGCTGCTATGTGACGACTCTCTGGTAGTCTTTCACATTCACTTCGCATCACCCGCTGAACATTTCTTCACCATCAGAATGTTGCATTTATGGGTTATACTGGTCATTATCAAGGAGGTACATATGATTTaccttttttcctttacatatttaatttaaatgttttttttaggaaaagtcatgttttatgtgaatcTTACTCATGATACTTCATTTAGTGTTGACTTAGGTCTGGTACACacgtgttttttttaatctgataagatttttttttatctgttccagACCTTATATATTGTAGTGGATTCCAtcatctttaaaataaagattggaacttttgtttaatcctgactgaataaaacatttgaggaaTTTTTCTCTTTACAAACAGTCCCTCTCACTCCAAAAGTGGAGGTCTGACTGGTAAAACACCCAGGACtcagatttatgacttggttttcagctacacaggtcaacaaaggtcaacTCTCCAACCTGGACTGGGTGAGTACTTTGTTATTTCAAAGGTCTGGGaagtttctgaactttaatcttctgcagcACAGCTCTACCAGGATTTgccttataaaaaaaactaaatgttttatggaTTTCAAATGTAACTCATCACCCAGAATGTTGTCCACTTTGAAGCTTTGAAGCTGTTTCCTTCTAAACTTGGGTTTCCCTTTAATTGATAAGCAACCCTCTTTCACAGGCAACCTTAACTGGAAACTGACCATCCAGACACAccagaaatgtttattcttgACATACCAAGAGGTAATAAAACATGTAAGGTCTTCTCTGTGTCCCAGCAtggagaaattaaactttgtatgAAGAGTAAAGATTCTGctcttattattttaaaatattcagttaaatacatatatatgtatatatatatatatatatatatatatatatatatatatatatatatatatatatatatacatattcacaaatgtttaatttgatacttTTTACgaaatgatcagaccagcctATGGCTGTTATCTGAGCTGCCCACTAAAGTCCTGAATGCTTGTTGGTCAAAATAATGGTCCCACATCCACCCGTGGGGCGTGTCATCACACTAATACTTTTgaaacttagaaaaaaaaaattagttcaGAGAGGATTTCTAATGAGGAACGTCTGATGATTTCGGGGGACAACAAGGCATTCAGACTTGCTGCCTGCATGACCCGTTTTTGTACAGACCCGGAATGGACTTTGAGTAGCCACAGGACTGCTACAGAAGTCTCCCCAAAGAGAGATGGAGCGATGATGCCGGAGAATTAGGTTAATTAACCAGTAACTTAGCCAATAAATGATCAgtcatcttcatcttcaaacAAAGATTTGACTTGGACATTGAGACAAAATTATAAATACTATAAATTGGGCTTTGGTTCATGATAATTTGACATTATAGAACACGATGGCAATTGTTAGACAAGaccttaaaaatgcatacagtattaaaataggcaggtactaatttcccactttcctaattaaccAGGGACTGCTCCacacaaatttgtttttaccttttacttTCAAAGAAAAAGTTTATGAAAACCATGTAAATGAATGCACAGGGTCACAactgtcatttttaaatcatttttatttgttaatttaattgtttaatcATGAAAGGTTTGAAATGTAGTAAATTTTGTATTATTTCACAGTAACTGTAATGTTACAGGTTGCATATAAACAATATCTTAGACTCAACACCAAATTTGGCGTCATGAAGGCATTCTGTGGTTTCTGGAGTCTGGGTGGAGAAAAGCAGAGTCgtttgatgaaaatatttttaaaaatctataaatacaaacaattttAATCAGCTTATGTAACTGAACTTACCTTTAGTCTCTTGCACATACGAGGATTGCAATCACAATCACAGAAAGAGCCAACAGTGTTCCAAGAACAATGACAGGTAGACCCCATTGTTCTCctaagaaaatacagaaaaacagataTTTTGCATTGAtcttttttatacatttcagacttaataataatggattagttCTATATTGTTCTTTTCTGCTGCAGTATTCAAAGTGCTTACTTTGTATCTACTATATACTGTTCACTACCGGTCATGAGTTTGGGAATACTTTTCCAATAAATCCATTAGGAATGTTTCCCAAAACGTATGACCAGTAGTGTacatatatgcatttttttaatactttgttAATGGgctaaataaagctaaataatTTTCTGTTAATTAATTCTTAGGTCAGGCATTAAGACATTAATTACTCAAATAAAATAGCACATTACAGAAATTCTTATACACCTGTGAAAACAAGACATGATAATGAAATAACATTTTGCTTTCAAGACTACTGTATAGCAACTGGTCACCTTGGTTACTATTGCGTATTGCAGCCTTCgtcaaaagaaaagatggaacACTTCAAGAACTTTGCTTGATTTTCTATTTAACATCTGATGGACTTTTTCTTACAGACAAGGACAATTCCCCCAAGAAGTAGTAAGAATCTGACTTTTGGGTAGTTGAGCCTACCACGCAGCTGTTTACAACTTGGTCTGATCTCCACAGGTCACAAGGTCAACTCTGGCTTAGGTCAACTTTTCATAAACTTGGTATCTGGGAAGTTTCTGAAGAAAACCTCCTATACACCCACAAATCTGCCATCATGTGactaaaaagaacaaatgttttaatggtttCAAATGGAGGCCAGACTCATGACCCAGGAACCTTCTTCTTTTCTCAAATGTTTATGTGATACTTTTACAAAGGGAACTAGAAAGGTTTAGCACTGAACCAGCCCACTTTGGTTATCTGATCACCAACCAAACTCACAGAGCCTGCCCTCTGCCTGGAGATAGTAAGCTATATGGGCATTGACAACCCTAAACTTCCAAAAACTTAGGACAAAGGAAGAActagagaaaaagagaaagaactTGGTCGAGTTCTGCAGAGATGCTTCCAGAAAACCTCCTGTGTGATGTCTCTTGAGTAAGAAGTTGCTtcagaaatggagagaaaaagaggcAGAAGAATTAGGTTTCCACCATCTCCTGACACCTCCGATCCAGCAGACGGAACCTTCAGACCCAAACCTGCGGACCATCAATTGTGAAGACTCACAGGCCTTCCTGGAAGCTCAGCCGGGATTCAAACCACCAGTTCAGACTTTCCCTCTGTGCACTGGAGTGTCACCTCAACGGTCATAAACGGGTCGACATgatccaaacaaaaaacagactaGTCCTGCTAGTATCATTTTCTGCTTGTCTGCTAAGAAATGGCAGGGTGTGTGATTGAGGTTATAgtgaaataatttccttttcagtTAAGGCCTgttacacacataatgatttttttataataacataACATAGCAACAAACGggaaacacaacacccagcatggaagaggacatacaggacgagggaatgagggtggtcttgggactattgttaacagacaaaaaataataGACTGTGGagggcgtgaacacagactttatttacttccttgttccccagccagctcgctctctgattggctcacTCCATACcatgtcaccatccacgcagtcagaatgcacgagttgtcggcgttcctcagaaatcagctctgaaatactgaacatgttcaatattcatAGTTGTCGGCTACAGCCCATTTCAGagcagattatcgggacaaagCGGCTCAGACCGCAGGCCCGAACTGGCCGTGGGGAGCAGCGGGACTATTCTCGGTGGCCTGGGCTCTTAAGTGGCCTaactggagaaagaaaaaaataaataaaaagaataaaaagtacaGCTAATTGGTCTGCAGAAACTGGCACCCGCCCACCAATAAAATGATTCGTGTTCGTAGGTCaggtcaagtttttttttcaacacgAGAACTAATCAACACAAGAGCGCATGGAGGCGAAAGAGCAGAGAGACAGAGTAATGTGGTGCTGGTAGGCTACTAATGGACTAATcgaaaaaaacagaggaaaggggggacagaaagagaacttataaaaaacagaaggcgCTTGAAGAAGAGGcggaaaatggaggaaaatttATGATATTTCCAGATCCTCCACCAGCAGAGGTGTCCAGTGACCCGCGACATCAcgtttaataaatgacagatgcGGTGGGAGGGGGGCCAGCGTGTTGTTTGGGggcaaacttttatctgaaaataACATGATGATCAGTGGTTAAGATTCTCCATGAGCCCTTTTATGtatctgatttgttgttttatttatcaacctcacatcagcccaaacacaTAACTACAAATGCATATGCTCACCGTTTATAGGTCATATTTGGGGTTTCCTGGTATaacctggataaaataaaataattagttaattatttgtgttgaaTTAAACTGACAGatggatattttaatactttggcTGCTTGGCTATAACAGTCTGttcacatctgtccctgtccaacaCACAAGTAGTTGGGAACTTTTGATTTAatcagtgtgtcagtgtgtttatctggacGTAAATAATGtggctgcagcattttatgcttgttgggtaaatgttgatgtctgaggttttagttaaaactccatatggagtgtgtgtggatgtgtttctgttccCATGGTAATGACATGGCTTATATTcctgcatgaaatatttatacaaACATATCTCCACAGATGGGCTGCTGCATGATAAAGTTTGGGAGCCCCTCCTAAAGTTGGACAGTCTCTTATCTAAGTTGAGaagattttaattttctgatgttatttgaatcacatcaggtgaacttgctgttgaccacttcatgtttttagtaGTGAATATTGCTGTTGGTGTATTAAATGTACTATGGTAAACTTGCATGTAAATGATTTGCGGACTAAATGAAACAATCATGTTATTTATCTCAACAGAAGATCATCATTAATATAAGAGTACTGGTTTGACTTTTATATTGAACATTTTGACGAGAAGAGAGAAACACTGGACTAGTGATTTGTAGCTTTATGTGAATGTTGGTCTAGAAtaatgagctttggtgattattaagtccatgtgtgtgtatgttcacTTGCACAATGGGTCCCAGTCCGGCTCTGACAGACCatatgatgattggacagggaaatctcacgatgatcgggcatTTGCTgcccgaggtcgggaagaggcaaaatggggacaaaaacagcctaaaaatcgttatgtgtgtaccaggcttaagctCCTGGAGTAAacagatgagatttttttttacctttcttaGAATTCAAAAATCCTTTCCAGCCTTCAGTTTAGAAGTTAATTCACTGGTTAATTaacttctcttttattttctccacATCTCACAATTGCCTTACTACAGTGGtactcaaactttttctaccatgcccCCTTTGGAGGACTAAACATTAAtctgtgttcatgcagccatccAAACTAGCATGGTGGTGCCGCGTTTTTTGtccaataatattaataattcatattttatatgaattattaatattaatatttaatctaaacaattttaatgtttaatgatgctagATCACTACATTACTAAACACCCGGTGTTAAAGAGGCAATACAACACAGAAGCTTTCTGAAACATGTAACtgccattaaattaaaaatgaatatacagttgtaaaaaatatatacaatttCTTAGTTTGAacatttgctctgttttcttgCTAACAGAATTGGAAAAAATAATTAGATTGTCTTAattgtggctcagtgggtagagtggtcatcttgtagcctgagggttgccattTCAATCCtcagcctgtcgagctcatgtcgaggtgtccctgagcaagataccgaaccccaaattgctcctgatgggttgctTTGCATGGTAGCtttcaccatcagtgtgtgaatgtgtgtgtgaatcggtgaatgtgatgtataatgtgaaGTGGTTTGGGCATCAGTCCAagtacagtaaagtgctatataaatacagaccatttaccttTTTTAGGAGGGAGGAATTACCCCCCCAATTTACTCTCAGGTGCGTGTGAGCTGCATAAATTCACCTTCAGGTCTGTCGAGCCTCTGTGGACctaccatagactgtatataaaagaccTACGTAGAGCCTACGGTGGTGACGCAGACACAGACACAGTAAGTATAAGTCCACCTTAAAGACGGAGTTGTGTAGctctaaagctggatttatgctTGCTCGACGTCTGGGTGCGGCtgtttacggcgtagctgacacTGGAGAGTTTGCTTTCGCAACAATAGTCTATACactattatatttttttcttgaattaaATAACATTcgaaaaatgtgattattttacaaaaaatacaatTGGTTCAGGATAGATGAAATCATTAATACTTACTTATCTCCACTTTAGTTCCTTCTCCAAACAGGATCTCTCCACACGTGGCCACGGCACAGTAGTCATTTCCAGCATCTGAGGGGTTCTGAATAATTTTGGACAGACGTGAAACACATCTTCTTCCTGATTGTTTGTCACAGCTGGACTTGTCAGCATAAATGAAGCCTGGTTCAGATTCTGATCCAGCTCTGTACCAGAAGACTCTGTCTTCATCTGGACACTGACGTGGACTCTCTTTGAGAAATGAACATTGCAGGTTTATCTTGTTGCCCAGCGAGACTAACTCCACATCTGAACTCAGTTTCACAGTTTTCTGCTTATTTTGAGGATCTGTTTTCACAAAAAGACAAGAATGGGAATTAACTGCATTGGCTTTGTTGTGGCATTGATATAGATTTGTAAAACAGAGCAAAATGAATATAACTTACCATTCACGGCTAAATGTGTGCCATTAACAAATGACATCTGATATGCTGCTCCTGCCTGACAGAAGTACATTGCTTCATCTTCTTTGCTCACATTTCTTATGGTGAGAGAATGGTCCTTAAACACTTTGAATTTTGAGGTGTTAAATTGTCCTTGAAGTGATGGTGTTTGAAAAGTCCCCATAGCAACTGTTTCAAACATATATCCAAATTTCATCCTAAACCAGTACAACAACCCAGAGTAATGTTTAGAGGGTTTACATGTCAGAGTCACGCTATCACCAAGATCAACCTCAGTCAAAGAGATCTTAGAAGGAACGTCAAGGGTTTGAATCACAgctaaagaaaagagacaaagaaaaataaaacacgaGTTACAACATAAGACAAAGTCCTATACTACAGGGTAAACAAAACTTTCACACAGTACAGTTTAGTAGTATTCCTCTTACAGGAACTGAGCTCACCCAATGTACTTAGAAGAATGAAAGAAGCTCGTCCTCCGATCATTGTGGTACATTACCCCTCTGTTGCACAACTGATGTCCTCTCACTCAGATAGTAGGTTTTGACACTAGGTGATCTTACTGATTGGCTGAAACCTAAAAAATACACTTCCTACAATTGTGTACAATGGTGATCCATTTTCACTGAAAGCTAtagccttttcttttctttttcacttatATAAATGTGAAGTAATAGATTGTCATTACTGATTAAAATAGTATATTGGTAAATAAAGGAAATGGACAACTATACTTCTAATGAGTGTGTTGTGATTTCCTTATAATAACCATcttgtaatatatatttttaaatcaaacacaGCTCTATCAATAGTTATAGTTATAGTCCAGAAGTGTGTACTTTTATCAGTCTTGTTTTTTACTTACCTTGTACAATTTAAGACAATGGATGtatgaaatatttaacttttccTAAATAAATTGAATAGAAAACATTACAATCTGAAGCTGAAGAGCAAACTGCACAAATTACCTCAATATGAGATTCACCTTATATTCTAAACTAATaactcaaaaacataaaacctgtcCTTAAGATTCCTTTGAaagtatttaagtttttttcttaccaTGACCTGATAATTGAGGAAAATAAATCAAGCTGTTTTAATTACATTAGCAACCTCTGAGGGAAACATATCAAGAGATGTCGTAAATTGTAGTTTAACAGCAACAAAGCAGAGTTTATGGCAATaaaggaaggaaaaggaaaCTTCCAAACACGAGTGTATTCTGATGAGAACCCGTTAGATACATTTAAgatttaacaaagaaataatttaacacTATAAATTTTGATGGTACAGTTTGTTATTTGTCCAGTCGTTCAGTCAGATTACTGGTGGTCACTTCACAGTAAATACTAGATGTTTGGTTTTCTTACTAGATGTTGTAAACAGCTGAGTTTAGTCTAAATGAGGATGCAGAGATGGAGGTACACTTGGCAACAGCAATCATCCCTGTGCAAGAGCTTGTACAACAAAAAGATCAAttaattaagagaaaaaaaattcatttaaatttctagTTACATTGTGTTTCTAGttacatgaaaataaacaaatacatatagttttcttttgttttgtttttgtatttatttacagttctgTAAAACTTGCTATTGAATAGATATCTTCCATAGAAAATCttaccacaataaaaatggtTAAAGTGTAAACAAACAATTTTTTCTCAACTAAGAACATTTCAGTCAACATCCTTAAGTCACTATAGCTAACTTAAATGTAAGGGACTCTCCACAATTATCCCTTGATTTATGTTAATGTCTGCGTAAGATATTCAATCTTCTGTAATGTTAAAATACATTGATTGGGACAATGTGATATTATACATCTGtattaaacttttgttttgcgTGGGGTCAagccatttatttttctcagcaAACTCACAAACAGGGACCCTGGAGGAAATAGATTCAGATGTTTACAGTAACTGTCTCCTCTTTAACAGAAAGCCTGGAGCGCCACTTCTGCAGTGGAGCCATTACTATCACGTTATGAGAGCACTTTGATTAGTTATAGAAAGTAAGAAAATGGATTTATATAAACTCTGTATTTATACGTTATTCTCATATGTTTGCGTGTATTGTACTTCATTTCTGGGGGAAATAGCATTGCTTTCTACTCTACAATATTTATCAGGCAACCAGAGTTTTTAGACACTTTTCATACTAACTCTACgcaaataaaacagtaaatcagtaataatataaatacatcTACGACTGCATACtgaaaaagtttatttgtagaGAAATTTATAGGAAAATGCTTTACTGGAATGagcaaagcaacacaaacatgtagaacaaataataaagtaaaacaaacagacaaaagaaacatCAGCTATAACATCAGCTATAAAGATGCTGACCCTTGGGACTTTCAAAAGACCAAATCCCTGAGAACACAAAAACCAAATAGGTATGGCCCAAACGGCACCCTCCAGGGGTAAAATGCAAAGCCAATGCGAAAGTGAAATAAATTGCAGTTCACGCCTCATCTGTAGGAGCAGGCTGTAAAACAGAGCCAGCAGTTAACCTTTTTATCTGTGACACGCATTATAGGCACGTATTCACAGAAGCCACAACTTCTTGAGCAACTCTCTAAGCAAGGAGAAAGGATGGTGTTGGGGTAAAAGAGGTCACCAGAATAGTGTACTGATCGTCAAAGAGACTGACTGCTGAAAATTGTGTTTACCTCTAATGTCATGAATATCAAGCCTTTTGGAAGTAGTCATTTTTAATTACCAAGCATTACACATAATTGCACAACTCAAATTTCATGATTTACTGGCCCAACAAGAGAATCTGTCCCTGTTGTATAGATTTCTAGCAAAGCATATGAGCATTATTGGAAAACATAGATACTGAATAAAAATCCCAGTCTGATAAGTTAGCCATAGTGTGCTTACTGCAGAGTTGTTGCACTGCTGTCAAAGATATCTATGGGCCTCTCTAAAATGTATATGACcatgttttcagtattttattgACATACTATTATTTGAACTGCTCTTTTCTGATGactaaaatgactaaaaaaccCAAAGGTAAAACTGTAGAAGCTTTAGACTCTAAAACAAGGATTACCAAATTTGGACCTCTTGGGCAAGTGTCCTGtaagttttcaatgtttccctgctccaacacatctgactcaaattaaatggatccaacagcttgtgaAGATCTGCACATTGACTCGTTAATttggtgtgttgcagcaaggaaacattgaaaacctgcagaacactgACCCAAGAAAAAGCATGCTTACAGCAAGAGGTCAGTGTTCTGAGGTTTGGTGATCCCTGTCCTACCATCTGTCCATGCATTACTGCAATTTCAAGTATCTTGCTCAGGAAACATGATTTTTGTTGAAAagcttaaaatgcatttaaacaaTGCAACAAAAGGGTCTGAAATATTTTTACACAATGGCATGAGGTAATATTGCAACAAAGGCATCGCAGAGACATATGGAGGAAGGTACCTTGTTCGGAAGAgattataatttaaatttttcccATAAAgacagcattatttattttctgtttcatgctTACAGGGAAGCAAAAAGTGAATCTTTGAGCATACTGACTACTGCTGCTTTAGGGCATGATTTGAGAGGGTGGAGAGGAAATGACCTAGTCAAGGCCTAGACATCAATCAGACTGAGAATCTGTAGTAAGCTATGACTTAAAGTAATCTTAAAACGTACTATGGAGTTGTGGTTTGAAGGGGCCAAAACCTCAGTGGCAGAATGGTGCACACTTGTAGACATACATTGTACCATAAACAAGACTTGCACCTTTATAATGCACTTACTGAACTTCAGTTTGGATTTGTCCTTCAGTTTGTACCTAATAATCTGCTTTCTAGaactgtttttgtattttgggtgttttcttttacatttttatcctactttgtctttgtttgcaCTATCAAATCGATAAGGATCTTGAGTTGATTAAATGCTTCAAACTGATGATAAAACAGGGAAATTAGCAAACCGGGTGAATAATTTTggtagaatgaatgaatgaatgaatgaatgaatgaatgaatgaatgaatgaatgaatgaatgaatgaatttattgtcacagcacaacaattacatcagcaatcattggcagtgaaattcttagtGTTATGACCCCTTTCAGAACTAGGGGAAGCGGagtcaataacaaaaaaaaccacCGGACTCAAACTAAAAGATATACCAGTATTTATTCAAAACCCCAGGCAAATAACAATGtctatatacagtaaataaataaaccaaaatgtcCTAGGTATTATCAGTCCGGTTTTCAGTTATCCACacaattaacaaaacaaataacaaaaggtgtccttattTCAAGGTTATTAAATTACAACTTAACACAACAAATGTAGAGCTAatagaaaacaaccaaaacaatcagcttaacaaacaaaatgttttatctcccaaaacacaaacaaaagctcTCCTATTGAGACTAGTTAACAATACAAACTTAAATCAGCTACTCAATTATGAGAGCGTCTCTTCTCAATTCTCTACAAGACTACACAAACGTGTATCCAAACTACCAAAAAAGGGAAATCTAACGGCTTTAAACAACACTACTACAGACCAGCGTCTCTCCAACAATCCCAAGGCAAACTGTGGGTCTCAATGG is part of the Melanotaenia boesemani isolate fMelBoe1 chromosome 7, fMelBoe1.pri, whole genome shotgun sequence genome and harbors:
- the LOC121643310 gene encoding roundabout homolog 3-like gives rise to the protein MIGGRASFILLSTLAVIQTLDVPSKISLTEVDLGDSVTLTCKPSKHYSGLLYWFRMKFGYMFETVAMGTFQTPSLQGQFNTSKFKVFKDHSLTIRNVSKEDEAMYFCQAGAAYQMSFVNGTHLAVNDPQNKQKTVKLSSDVELVSLGNKINLQCSFLKESPRQCPDEDRVFWYRAGSESEPGFIYADKSSCDKQSGRRCVSRLSKIIQNPSDAGNDYCAVATCGEILFGEGTKVEIREQWGLPVIVLGTLLALSVIVIAILVCARD